From the Nitrobacter hamburgensis X14 genome, one window contains:
- a CDS encoding SspB family protein — protein MSTDHIRYDLLARDALRGVLRRVLTDAAEQGLPGEHHFFITFMSKADGVKISPRLLAQHPEEMTIILQHQFWDLTVSEERFEVGLSFGGIPERLVVPFNSIKSFYDPSVQFGLQFEPAETETAAADMPPGAPSPAVPSPAVLAVPDTPSPPAAAETEDKPKPSEGAEVVRLDRFRKK, from the coding sequence ATGTCAACCGATCATATCCGATACGATCTGCTGGCGCGCGACGCGCTGCGCGGCGTTCTGCGCCGGGTGCTGACGGACGCCGCCGAGCAAGGGCTGCCGGGCGAGCATCACTTTTTCATCACCTTCATGTCAAAGGCCGACGGGGTGAAGATATCGCCCCGCCTTCTGGCGCAGCACCCCGAGGAAATGACCATCATTCTCCAGCACCAGTTCTGGGATCTGACGGTGAGCGAGGAGCGCTTCGAGGTCGGCCTGTCGTTCGGCGGCATTCCCGAGCGTCTCGTGGTTCCTTTCAACTCAATCAAAAGCTTCTACGATCCATCGGTGCAGTTCGGTCTGCAATTCGAGCCGGCCGAAACCGAGACAGCCGCGGCCGATATGCCACCGGGGGCGCCTTCGCCGGCGGTACCTTCACCGGCAGTCCTGGCCGTTCCGGACACTCCCTCCCCGCCCGCCGCCGCCGAAACCGAAGACAAACCCAAACCCAGCGAAGGCGCCGAGGTTGTCAGGCTGGACCGCTTCCGCAAGAAGTAG
- a CDS encoding thymidylate synthase, protein MNQYHDLLERILSDGAEKHDRTGTGTLSIFGHQMRFNLASGFPMLTTKKLPLKSIVHELLWFLKGETNVRYLREHGVSIWDEWADANGDLGPVYGSQWRSWPAPDGRSIDQIANVVDMIGRSPDSRRLIVSAWNPADVDKMALPPCHCLFQFYVADGKLSCQLYQRSADVFLGVPFNIASYALLTMMVAQVTGLKPGDFVHSLGDAHLYLNHLDQARLQLTRPTRSLPTMTINPEVKSIFAFRYEDFKLENYDPHPHIKAEVAV, encoded by the coding sequence ATGAACCAGTACCACGATCTGCTCGAACGTATTCTCAGCGACGGCGCGGAGAAGCATGACCGTACCGGCACCGGAACATTGTCCATCTTCGGGCATCAGATGCGTTTCAATCTCGCATCGGGATTTCCGATGCTGACCACCAAGAAGCTTCCGCTCAAGTCGATCGTGCATGAACTGCTCTGGTTCCTGAAGGGCGAGACCAACGTCAGGTATCTGAGGGAGCACGGCGTCTCGATCTGGGACGAGTGGGCCGACGCCAACGGCGATCTCGGCCCGGTCTACGGTTCGCAGTGGCGCTCATGGCCCGCGCCGGACGGACGCAGCATCGACCAGATCGCCAACGTAGTCGACATGATCGGGCGCAGTCCGGATTCGCGGCGGCTGATCGTCAGCGCGTGGAATCCGGCCGATGTCGACAAGATGGCGCTGCCGCCGTGCCACTGCCTGTTTCAGTTCTATGTTGCCGACGGAAAACTGTCGTGCCAGCTTTATCAGCGCTCGGCGGATGTGTTTCTGGGGGTGCCCTTCAACATCGCGTCCTATGCGTTGCTGACGATGATGGTCGCGCAGGTCACGGGGCTCAAGCCCGGGGACTTCGTGCACAGCCTCGGCGACGCGCACCTCTATTTGAATCACCTCGATCAGGCACGGCTTCAACTCACGCGGCCGACACGATCGCTGCCGACGATGACGATCAATCCCGAGGTGAAGAGTATCTTCGCGTTCCGCTACGAGGATTTCAAACTCGAGAACTACGATCCCCATCCGCATATCAAGGCAGAGGTCGCGGTGTGA
- a CDS encoding DUF2065 domain-containing protein encodes MGSIAFTDFLIGLGILFMLEGILFAAAPDWTRRAMKSALAVPEHVLRMAGIGSAIAGLFLIWLVRH; translated from the coding sequence ATGGGGTCCATTGCCTTCACCGATTTCCTGATCGGCCTTGGCATTCTTTTCATGCTCGAAGGCATCCTGTTCGCGGCAGCGCCGGATTGGACGCGGCGCGCCATGAAAAGTGCGCTGGCGGTACCGGAACACGTTTTGCGGATGGCCGGCATCGGCTCGGCCATTGCCGGGCTATTCTTGATCTGGCTGGTCAGGCACTAG
- a CDS encoding acetolactate synthase 3 large subunit, with amino-acid sequence MSESKRQDSRQMTGAAMIVRALVDHGVEHIFGYPGGAVLPIYDEIFQQSEIEHILVRHEQGAGHAAEGYARSTGKPGVVLVTSGPGATNMVTPLTDALMDSIPLVCITGQVPTHLIGNDAFQECDTVGITRPSTKHNWLVRDVKDLARVLHEAFYVATTGRPGPVVVDVPKDVQFATGIYTPPRKSDVHVSYKPQTKGDAGQIRKAVTLLANAKRPVIYTGGGIINSGRDASKTLRALVEATGFPVTSTLMGLGAYPASGKNWLGMLGMHGTYEANMAMHDCDVMLCIGARFDDRITGRTDAFSPGSKKIHIDIDPSSINKNIRVDVPIIGDAGSVMTDLLEAFKKENKKPRIDPWWFEIGRWRARNSLAYKKNNDVILPQFAIQRLFEATRGRDTYITTEVGQHQMWAAQFFGFEEPHRLMTSGGLGTMGYGLPAALGVQVAHRDSLVIDIAGDASVQMTMQEMSTAVQHGLPIKIFILNNQYMGMVRQWQQLLHGNRLSHSYSEASPDFVKLADAFGCVGLQATKPSDLDGAITEMISVNKPVLFDCRVAALENCFPMIPSGKAHNEMLLPAEANDDATAAAFAGGKALV; translated from the coding sequence ATGAGCGAAAGTAAACGCCAAGATTCACGTCAGATGACCGGTGCGGCCATGATCGTCCGCGCCCTCGTCGATCATGGCGTCGAACACATTTTTGGCTATCCGGGAGGCGCGGTGCTCCCGATCTATGACGAGATTTTCCAGCAGAGCGAGATCGAGCACATTCTGGTCCGGCACGAGCAGGGCGCTGGTCACGCGGCGGAGGGCTATGCCCGCTCCACCGGCAAGCCGGGCGTGGTGCTGGTGACCTCGGGGCCTGGCGCCACCAACATGGTGACGCCGCTGACCGATGCACTGATGGACTCGATCCCGCTGGTCTGCATCACCGGACAGGTGCCCACGCACCTGATCGGAAACGACGCGTTCCAGGAATGCGACACCGTCGGCATTACCCGGCCCAGCACCAAGCACAACTGGCTGGTGCGCGACGTCAAGGATCTCGCCAGGGTGTTGCACGAGGCGTTCTATGTCGCGACCACGGGCCGGCCTGGGCCTGTTGTGGTCGATGTGCCGAAGGATGTGCAGTTCGCGACCGGTATCTATACGCCGCCGCGTAAATCGGACGTCCACGTTTCATACAAACCGCAGACCAAGGGCGATGCCGGACAGATCCGCAAGGCCGTCACGCTGCTGGCGAATGCCAAGCGGCCTGTGATTTATACTGGCGGCGGAATCATCAACTCGGGCCGCGATGCGTCGAAGACGTTGCGCGCGCTGGTCGAAGCCACCGGCTTTCCGGTCACATCGACCCTGATGGGGCTCGGCGCCTACCCGGCCTCTGGCAAGAACTGGCTCGGTATGCTCGGCATGCACGGCACCTATGAGGCCAACATGGCGATGCATGATTGCGATGTCATGCTGTGCATCGGCGCGCGCTTCGACGACCGCATCACCGGCCGCACCGATGCATTTTCGCCGGGGTCGAAGAAGATTCACATCGATATCGATCCCTCGTCGATCAACAAGAACATCCGCGTCGACGTGCCGATCATCGGCGATGCGGGCAGCGTGATGACCGACCTGCTGGAGGCATTCAAGAAGGAAAACAAGAAGCCCAGGATCGATCCGTGGTGGTTCGAGATCGGACGCTGGCGCGCGCGCAACTCTCTCGCCTACAAGAAAAACAACGACGTGATCCTGCCGCAGTTCGCGATCCAACGGCTGTTCGAGGCGACGCGGGGCCGCGACACCTACATCACCACCGAAGTCGGCCAGCATCAGATGTGGGCGGCGCAATTCTTCGGTTTCGAGGAGCCGCACCGCTTGATGACATCAGGTGGTCTCGGCACCATGGGCTACGGCCTGCCCGCTGCTCTGGGGGTGCAGGTCGCGCACCGCGATAGCCTCGTCATCGACATCGCCGGCGATGCTTCGGTGCAGATGACGATGCAGGAGATGTCGACGGCCGTTCAGCACGGGCTTCCGATCAAGATTTTCATCCTCAACAACCAGTATATGGGCATGGTGCGGCAGTGGCAGCAGTTGCTGCATGGCAACCGGCTGTCGCATTCGTATTCCGAGGCGTCACCGGATTTCGTCAAGCTTGCCGATGCCTTCGGCTGCGTCGGTCTGCAAGCAACGAAGCCGTCTGATCTCGACGGGGCGATCACGGAGATGATCTCGGTGAACAAACCGGTGCTGTTCGACTGCCGGG
- the hflC gene encoding protease modulator HflC, translated as MKVGVIGIAALLLTAALMVVGYSSVFTVSQTEQVLLVRLGEPVRVVTEPGLHFKAPFVDSVIDIDKRILDLEQASQEVIASDQKRLVVDAFARYRIKDALRFYQSVGTVQVANIQLTTLLNASLRRVLGEVTFIQVVRDERETLMARIRDQLDKEASGYGISVVDVRIRRADLPEQNSQAIYQRMQTERQREAAEFRAQGGQKAQEIRAKADKEATVIVAEANSSSEQIRGQGDGERNRLFAAAYNQAPAFFAFYRSMTAYQKGLKGSDTRFLLKPDSDFFRFFGHPGGRPAAGDAPKP; from the coding sequence ATGAAAGTCGGAGTTATAGGGATTGCCGCGCTGCTGCTTACGGCGGCCTTGATGGTGGTGGGATACAGTTCCGTTTTCACGGTGAGCCAGACTGAGCAGGTATTGCTGGTGCGACTCGGCGAACCGGTGCGCGTCGTCACCGAGCCGGGATTGCATTTCAAGGCGCCGTTCGTCGATTCCGTGATCGACATCGACAAACGAATCCTGGACCTCGAGCAGGCGTCGCAGGAAGTCATTGCGTCGGATCAGAAGCGGCTCGTCGTCGATGCGTTCGCGCGCTATCGCATCAAGGATGCGCTGCGGTTCTACCAAAGCGTCGGTACCGTCCAGGTCGCCAATATCCAGTTGACGACGCTGCTCAACGCATCGCTGCGCCGGGTTCTGGGCGAGGTGACGTTCATCCAGGTGGTGCGGGACGAGCGCGAAACGCTGATGGCCCGCATCCGCGACCAGCTCGACAAGGAGGCCAGCGGATACGGCATCTCGGTGGTCGATGTCCGGATTCGGCGAGCCGATCTGCCGGAGCAGAACAGCCAGGCAATCTATCAGCGCATGCAGACCGAGCGGCAACGCGAAGCCGCCGAGTTCCGCGCTCAGGGCGGTCAAAAGGCGCAGGAGATCCGGGCCAAGGCCGACAAGGAAGCGACCGTGATCGTCGCCGAGGCCAATTCCTCGTCCGAGCAGATCCGCGGTCAGGGCGATGGCGAGCGCAACCGGCTGTTTGCCGCGGCCTACAATCAGGCCCCGGCATTCTTTGCGTTCTACCGCTCGATGACCGCTTATCAGAAGGGCTTGAAGGGCAGCGACACCCGCTTCCTGCTGAAGCCGGATTCCGATTTCTTCCGCTTCTTCGGACATCCCGGCGGCAGGCCCGCTGCAGGCGACGCGCCGAAGCCGTAA
- a CDS encoding dihydrofolate reductase: protein MTVAVFPHPEIVLVVAVAESGVIGQRNQIPWRLKADQQRFKAITMGKPIVMGRKTFDSLRRPLPGRTNIVITRDPDFAAVGAVATRSLADALAVAKGDALRRSVTEIAVIGGAEIYAASMPVADRLEVTEVHAGVDGDAVFPAIDPSVWRETARCRNRAAAGDAADYSYVTYRRRTPH from the coding sequence GTGACCGTAGCTGTCTTCCCGCATCCGGAAATTGTCCTGGTCGTCGCGGTGGCCGAGAGTGGCGTGATCGGTCAGCGCAATCAAATCCCGTGGCGGCTGAAAGCCGACCAGCAGCGCTTCAAGGCGATCACCATGGGCAAGCCGATCGTGATGGGCCGCAAGACCTTCGACTCGTTGCGCCGGCCGTTGCCGGGACGAACCAATATCGTCATTACCCGCGATCCCGACTTTGCCGCGGTCGGCGCGGTGGCGACGCGATCGCTGGCGGACGCCCTAGCCGTCGCAAAAGGGGATGCGCTGCGGCGTTCGGTCACTGAGATCGCGGTGATCGGCGGAGCGGAGATTTATGCCGCGTCGATGCCGGTGGCGGATCGTCTCGAGGTGACGGAAGTTCACGCCGGGGTCGATGGCGATGCCGTTTTTCCGGCGATCGATCCGTCGGTTTGGCGCGAAACCGCGCGCTGCCGAAACCGGGCGGCCGCTGGCGACGCCGCCGATTATTCTTATGTGACATATCGCCGTCGGACGCCGCATTAA
- a CDS encoding Do family serine endopeptidase, with protein MTGAIPALSFRRRSLLAALCLGAASALISAPALARGPDGIADVAEKVIDAVVNISTTQTVEAKGGSEGHRVIPQLPPGSPFEEFFDDFFKNRRGGKDGGLQPHKTNSLGSGFIVDPAGIVVTNNHVIADSDEINVILNDGIKVKAEIVGVDKKTDLAVLKFKPPHPLTAVKFGDSDKLRLGEWVVAIGNPFSLGGTVTAGIVSARNRDINNGPYDSYIQTDAAINRGNSGGPLFNLDGEVVGVNTLIISPSGGSIGIGFAVPSKTVAGVVDQLRQFGELRRGWLGVRIQQVTDEIADSLNIKPARGALVAGVEDKGPAKPAGIEPGDVIIAFDGKDIKEPKDLSRIVADTAVGKTVNVMIIRKGKQETKKVTLGRLDDSDKATPVSVKTKPDSDDKPVTQKALGLDLAALSKDLRTRYKIKDSVKGVIITDVDADSDAAEKRLSAGDVIVEVAQEAVSSASDIRKRIDQLKKDGKKAVLLMVSNGTGELRFVALSLK; from the coding sequence ATGACCGGAGCGATCCCCGCGTTGAGCTTTCGCCGGCGTTCCCTGTTGGCCGCGCTTTGCCTCGGCGCCGCGAGTGCCCTGATATCCGCGCCGGCGCTGGCCCGCGGTCCCGACGGCATTGCCGACGTCGCGGAAAAGGTGATCGACGCGGTGGTCAATATCTCGACGACCCAGACGGTCGAAGCCAAAGGCGGCAGCGAGGGGCACCGCGTCATTCCGCAGCTTCCGCCGGGTTCGCCATTCGAGGAGTTTTTCGACGACTTCTTCAAAAACCGCCGCGGCGGCAAGGATGGCGGTCTGCAACCGCACAAGACCAACTCGCTCGGCTCCGGATTCATCGTCGATCCCGCCGGGATTGTCGTCACCAACAATCACGTCATCGCCGATTCCGACGAGATCAACGTCATTCTGAACGACGGCATCAAGGTCAAGGCCGAGATCGTCGGCGTCGACAAGAAAACCGATCTTGCGGTGTTGAAGTTCAAGCCGCCGCACCCGCTGACGGCCGTCAAGTTCGGCGATTCCGACAAGTTGCGGCTCGGCGAGTGGGTGGTTGCCATCGGCAATCCGTTCAGCCTCGGCGGCACCGTTACCGCCGGCATCGTCTCGGCGCGCAACCGCGACATCAACAACGGCCCCTATGACAGCTACATCCAGACCGACGCCGCCATCAACCGCGGTAATTCCGGTGGCCCGCTATTCAACCTCGATGGCGAGGTCGTGGGGGTCAACACGCTGATCATCTCACCGTCGGGCGGATCGATCGGCATCGGCTTCGCGGTGCCGTCGAAAACGGTCGCGGGCGTCGTCGATCAATTGCGGCAGTTTGGTGAACTGCGTCGCGGTTGGCTCGGCGTCCGCATTCAGCAGGTCACCGACGAAATCGCCGACAGTCTCAATATCAAACCGGCGCGCGGCGCGCTGGTCGCCGGCGTCGAGGACAAGGGCCCGGCCAAGCCCGCCGGCATCGAACCCGGCGACGTCATCATCGCTTTCGACGGAAAGGATATCAAGGAGCCGAAAGATCTGTCGCGCATCGTGGCCGACACGGCCGTCGGCAAGACCGTCAACGTCATGATCATCCGCAAGGGCAAGCAAGAGACCAAGAAGGTGACGCTGGGGCGGCTCGACGACAGCGACAAGGCCACGCCGGTCTCGGTCAAGACCAAGCCCGACAGCGACGACAAGCCCGTAACGCAGAAGGCGCTCGGCCTCGATCTGGCCGCGCTGAGCAAGGACCTGCGGACGCGCTACAAGATCAAGGACAGCGTCAAGGGTGTCATCATCACCGACGTGGACGCGGATTCCGACGCGGCCGAGAAGCGGCTCAGCGCCGGCGACGTCATCGTCGAGGTGGCGCAGGAAGCCGTGAGCAGCGCCTCCGATATCCGCAAGCGTATCGATCAGTTGAAGAAGGACGGCAAAAAGGCGGTGTTGCTGATGGTTTCGAACGGCACCGGCGAACTGCGGTTTGTGGCGCTGAGCTTGAAGTAG
- the miaA gene encoding tRNA (adenosine(37)-N6)-dimethylallyltransferase MiaA — MSGTNPGEADGGAADAVLIAGPTASGKSALALSLAERTGGIVINTDSMQVYRDLRIITARPTPDEEARVPHRLYGHVDADVNCSAGMWVADAAAALEEALAQNRLPIFAGGSGLYFKALTRGLSAVPPIPSQVRDDVRARLERDGAEALHAVLARRDPAAAQRLKPRDRARIARALEVVEATGRSLTDWHRDGLPPLLPPDKVRAIFLAPDREALYARIDARFGAMLAAGALEEVRALAERHLDPLLPAMKAHGVPALMRHLRGEISLEEAAEIGRADTRHYAKRQFTWFRHQLPEFRWTSPEEAEAQLSCVIPGPR; from the coding sequence ATGAGCGGGACGAATCCTGGCGAGGCAGACGGCGGGGCGGCGGATGCCGTGCTTATCGCAGGGCCGACCGCGAGCGGCAAGTCCGCGCTGGCGCTTTCGCTTGCCGAGCGGACCGGCGGCATCGTCATCAACACCGATTCGATGCAGGTCTATCGCGACCTCCGCATCATCACTGCGCGCCCGACGCCCGACGAGGAAGCGCGCGTACCGCACCGGCTCTACGGTCATGTCGATGCGGACGTGAACTGTTCCGCCGGAATGTGGGTGGCCGATGCCGCGGCAGCGCTCGAAGAAGCGCTCGCACAAAACCGGCTGCCGATTTTCGCCGGCGGCTCCGGCCTCTACTTCAAGGCGCTGACGCGCGGCCTGTCGGCGGTGCCGCCGATTCCGTCCCAAGTGCGCGACGACGTGCGCGCGCGGCTCGAACGGGACGGGGCCGAGGCGCTTCACGCTGTTCTGGCGCGGCGCGATCCGGCGGCGGCGCAACGTCTGAAGCCGCGCGACCGCGCCCGCATCGCCCGCGCGCTCGAAGTCGTCGAGGCGACCGGTCGCTCGCTGACCGACTGGCATCGCGATGGCCTGCCGCCGCTGCTGCCGCCGGACAAAGTGAGGGCGATCTTCCTCGCGCCGGATCGTGAAGCGCTCTATGCGCGAATAGATGCCCGCTTCGGAGCGATGCTCGCGGCCGGCGCGCTGGAGGAGGTGAGGGCGCTGGCCGAACGCCACCTCGATCCGCTGCTGCCGGCGATGAAGGCGCATGGCGTGCCGGCGCTGATGCGGCATCTGCGCGGGGAGATTTCTTTGGAGGAGGCCGCCGAGATCGGCCGCGCCGACACCCGCCATTACGCCAAGCGGCAGTTCACATGGTTTCGTCATCAATTGCCGGAGTTTCGGTGGACGAGTCCGGAGGAGGCGGAAGCGCAACTTAGCTGTGTTATTCCGGGCCCACGCTAA
- the serB gene encoding phosphoserine phosphatase SerB produces MSLVATLICNPANPALDSTVLDGTRAILGNAGSAHWLWDEVAADIPFESDESIPAIMQRLREARGDLPIDVVVQPQLDRRKKLFLADMDSTMIGQECIDELADFAGLRAQVAAITERAMHGEMQFETALRERVALLKGLPVTVVDEVLAKRITPTPGGRELVMTMRANGAYTCLISGGFTLFTTAVAAMIGFQENRGNTLLVEDGKLSGKAAEPIVGRETKLATLIELREAFDLDNLDTLAVGDGANDLGMIQQAGLGVAYHAKPAVAAAAAARIDYGDLTALLYAQGYRRDEFVGA; encoded by the coding sequence ATGTCGCTCGTCGCCACGCTTATCTGCAATCCGGCCAACCCCGCGCTCGATAGCACGGTGCTCGACGGGACGCGTGCAATTCTTGGCAATGCGGGTTCGGCGCACTGGCTGTGGGACGAGGTCGCGGCCGACATTCCCTTCGAAAGCGACGAGTCCATTCCGGCCATCATGCAACGCCTGCGCGAAGCGCGCGGCGATCTGCCGATCGACGTGGTGGTCCAGCCGCAGCTTGATCGGCGCAAGAAGCTGTTCCTGGCCGACATGGACTCCACCATGATCGGCCAGGAGTGCATCGACGAACTCGCCGATTTTGCCGGCCTCAGGGCGCAGGTTGCCGCGATCACCGAGCGCGCCATGCACGGCGAAATGCAATTTGAAACCGCGCTACGCGAGCGCGTGGCGTTGTTGAAGGGACTTCCCGTCACCGTTGTCGACGAGGTGCTGGCGAAACGCATCACGCCGACGCCGGGCGGACGCGAACTGGTCATGACCATGCGCGCCAACGGCGCCTACACCTGCCTGATCTCCGGCGGCTTCACGCTGTTCACCACAGCGGTGGCCGCCATGATCGGCTTTCAGGAAAATCGCGGCAACACGCTACTGGTCGAAGACGGAAAATTATCAGGCAAGGCCGCCGAACCGATCGTCGGCCGCGAGACAAAACTTGCGACGCTGATCGAACTGCGCGAGGCCTTCGATCTCGACAACCTGGATACGCTGGCGGTCGGCGACGGCGCCAACGACCTCGGCATGATCCAGCAGGCGGGCCTCGGCGTCGCCTATCATGCCAAGCCGGCGGTTGCCGCCGCAGCAGCTGCGCGAATCGATTATGGCGACCTCACCGCCTTGCTTTATGCGCAAGGATATCGACGCGACGAGTTCGTCGGCGCTTGA
- the hflK gene encoding FtsH protease activity modulator HflK, whose product MPWKNQSGGPWGSGPKGPWGSGPQPAGGPKPPDLEDLLRRAQERLRQLLPGGHLSTMGIVLILIGAIVIWGMSGFFRVQPDELGAVLRFGKHVRTVQPGLNYHLPYPIETVLLPKALRVSTLNIGMTLVQDPARHTSTMRDVPEESLMLTGDENIVDVDFTVLWRIKPDGVGDFLFNIQNPEGTVKAVAESAMREWVGRSDIQPILTSERTKIEVSVQDLMQKTLDQYGAGVLIQQVQMQKVDPPSQVIDSFRDVQAARADLERLQNEAQTYANRVIPDARGRASQIVQNAEGYKEQAIAEAKGQSSRFLQVYEAYKAAPDVTRERIYLETMEQVLGDADKLVYDPGSSSSAGIVPYLPLSELTSQRGAAHQTANPPAKTNGSAR is encoded by the coding sequence ATGCCGTGGAAAAATCAAAGCGGAGGCCCGTGGGGCTCCGGTCCGAAAGGACCATGGGGATCCGGCCCGCAGCCGGCGGGGGGGCCGAAGCCGCCGGATCTCGAGGATCTGCTGCGCCGCGCTCAGGAGCGTCTTCGGCAACTGTTGCCGGGCGGACATCTGAGCACCATGGGCATCGTGCTGATCCTGATCGGCGCGATTGTGATCTGGGGCATGTCCGGTTTCTTCCGGGTGCAACCCGATGAACTCGGCGCGGTGCTGCGCTTCGGCAAGCATGTGCGGACCGTGCAGCCCGGCCTCAACTATCATCTGCCGTATCCGATCGAGACCGTGTTGCTGCCGAAGGCGCTGCGCGTCTCCACCCTCAATATCGGTATGACCCTGGTGCAGGACCCGGCGCGGCACACCAGCACGATGCGCGACGTGCCGGAGGAAAGCCTGATGCTGACCGGCGACGAAAACATCGTCGACGTCGATTTCACCGTGTTGTGGCGGATCAAGCCGGATGGGGTCGGTGACTTCCTGTTCAACATCCAGAATCCGGAAGGCACCGTCAAAGCCGTGGCCGAAAGCGCGATGCGCGAGTGGGTCGGACGCTCGGATATTCAACCGATTCTGACGTCCGAGCGAACCAAAATTGAAGTCTCGGTGCAGGATCTGATGCAGAAGACGCTGGACCAGTATGGCGCTGGCGTTCTGATTCAGCAGGTGCAAATGCAGAAGGTCGACCCACCGTCTCAGGTTATCGATTCATTCCGCGACGTGCAGGCGGCGCGCGCCGACCTCGAGCGGCTGCAGAACGAAGCCCAGACCTATGCCAACCGCGTCATTCCCGATGCGCGCGGACGGGCGTCGCAGATTGTGCAGAACGCCGAAGGCTACAAGGAACAGGCCATCGCCGAAGCCAAGGGTCAGAGTTCGCGATTCCTGCAGGTTTATGAGGCCTACAAGGCGGCGCCCGACGTGACGCGCGAGCGCATCTACCTGGAGACCATGGAGCAGGTGCTCGGGGACGCCGACAAGCTGGTGTACGATCCGGGTTCATCGTCTTCGGCGGGTATCGTGCCTTACCTGCCGCTGAGCGAATTGACTTCGCAGCGCGGCGCTGCGCACCAGACCGCGAACCCGCCAGCCAAGACGAACGGGAGTGCCCGATGA
- the fumC gene encoding class II fumarate hydratase, with protein MVSSSRKTKTGTRTETDSFGPIDVQADRYWGAQTERSRRNFRIGHDRMPMQIVRALGIVKLAAAETNRELGLLDRRRATAIIRAAREVIDGKLDDHFPLVVWQTGSGTQTNMNLNEVIANRASELLGGELGAKKPVHPNDHVNMSQSSNDSFPTAMHIAAAQGIASDLVPALTALLKALRKKEKAFAHIVKIGRTHTQDATPLTLGQEFSGYAAQVESGLARLRTAIKDLYPLAQGGTAVGTGLNSKPKFAKLFAKHAAALAKLPFTSAPNKFEALASNDAYVFVHGAINAVATGLFKIANDIRFLGSGPRSGLGELILPENEPGSSIMPGKVNPTQCEAMTMVCCQVFGNHTTVTVAGSQGHFELNVYRPVLAYCMINSIQLLADVVRSFTEHCIEGIRADEKRIHDLMQRSLMLVTALAPKIGYDNAATVAKAAHARGTTLKEEAQRLGFVTAAEFDRLVQPDKMTRPG; from the coding sequence ATGGTTTCCTCATCGCGCAAAACCAAAACGGGGACGCGAACGGAAACCGACAGTTTCGGCCCCATCGACGTTCAAGCCGACCGCTACTGGGGAGCCCAGACTGAGCGCAGCCGGCGGAACTTCCGCATCGGACACGACCGGATGCCGATGCAAATCGTCCGGGCGCTCGGCATCGTCAAGCTCGCAGCGGCAGAGACCAACCGCGAGCTGGGCCTGCTCGACCGGCGGCGCGCGACCGCAATCATTCGCGCCGCGCGCGAAGTGATCGACGGCAAGCTCGACGATCATTTTCCGCTGGTCGTCTGGCAAACCGGCTCCGGCACGCAGACCAACATGAACCTCAACGAGGTGATCGCCAACCGCGCCAGCGAGTTGCTCGGCGGCGAACTCGGCGCCAAGAAGCCCGTTCATCCCAACGATCACGTCAACATGAGCCAGTCGTCGAACGACTCATTTCCGACAGCCATGCACATCGCGGCGGCCCAGGGCATCGCGTCCGACCTGGTTCCCGCTCTGACCGCACTGCTCAAGGCGCTGCGCAAAAAGGAAAAGGCGTTCGCTCATATCGTCAAGATCGGCCGGACTCATACCCAGGACGCGACGCCGCTGACGCTCGGCCAGGAGTTCTCCGGCTATGCAGCGCAAGTCGAGAGCGGCCTCGCACGGCTTCGCACCGCGATAAAGGACCTCTATCCACTGGCGCAAGGCGGAACCGCGGTGGGTACCGGCCTGAACTCGAAGCCGAAATTTGCGAAACTGTTTGCGAAACACGCGGCGGCGCTTGCGAAACTCCCGTTCACGAGCGCTCCCAACAAATTCGAGGCGCTGGCCTCCAACGACGCTTATGTTTTCGTTCACGGGGCGATCAACGCGGTCGCAACCGGCCTGTTCAAGATCGCGAACGATATTCGTTTTTTGGGTTCCGGGCCGCGCTCCGGCCTCGGAGAACTGATCCTTCCCGAAAACGAACCGGGGTCGTCGATCATGCCGGGGAAGGTCAATCCGACCCAGTGCGAAGCCATGACCATGGTTTGCTGTCAGGTGTTCGGCAATCACACCACCGTGACGGTCGCCGGCAGTCAGGGACATTTCGAACTCAACGTTTACAGGCCTGTTCTGGCATATTGCATGATCAACTCCATCCAATTGCTCGCCGACGTCGTGCGTTCCTTCACCGAGCACTGCATCGAGGGCATTCGCGCCGACGAGAAGCGAATTCACGACCTGATGCAACGCTCGCTGATGTTGGTGACGGCGCTCGCACCCAAGATCGGTTATGACAACGCGGCGACGGTCGCCAAAGCCGCCCACGCCCGCGGAACGACGTTGAAGGAGGAGGCTCAGCGGCTTGGCTTTGTCACGGCCGCGGAATTCGACCGGCTGGTGCAGCCCGACAAAATGACGCGACCAGGATGA